A region of the Desulfobacterales bacterium genome:
TGGAGAGAAAAGTTTTACAAAGGACATTATCGTTAATAGCCCCCTTAGCTATAAAAAATTTCGCATCTTTCAATCAAGTTACGGCACAATTGACGTTAAAAATGTAGTGCTAAATATACAAAGTTCAGAATCTGGAATGTCCTATGACTTGCAATGCAGTTTTAACGAAAAAACAAAGCTGCCTGAAAATTTAGGAGAAATAACTCTTGCGGATTATAAAAAGAATTACCTCTATAAAGGCCACAATATTGGAGAATCAATTATTTTAGTTAGTAACAAACTCGATGGGGAACAGGAAACAATAGCAATTCCCATTCGATTTGCAAATTTTGATGTTATGAGAAAAGGAAAAGTTGTAATTAATGTTAAAGATATTAATTTTCACTATTATACAGGGCTTCAAATAACAAAAGATCCGGGCGTATTTTTTGTTTATTTAGGATTTATCCTTATTATTGCAGGATGCTACATAACTTTTTTTATTTATCACCAAAGATTATTTATAGAAGTTGAAAGCAAAGATGGAAATATAAAAGCCGTAGCAAAAGGATATGCAAATAAAAATAATCTGGGTATGCAAAAAATTGTATATAAAATTGGAAAAGCCTTAGAACAACTTTAATCAATTATTAACTATAAAAATTTTAGGATTCACTATCATGTATAATTCAATAATATTATCTGCAGTAACATTTGTTTATTTCTTTGCATCTTGTTTTTATATAGCTTCATGGATATTTAATAATGAAACGACCGGCAAAATTGCTACATGGATAAATATTATAGCAATCATCGGAAATGCAACAGGGCTAATAATTAGATGGATAGAATCTTATTTTCATGGAATAGGTCACGCCCCTCTATCGAATCTTTATGAATCATTAATTTTCTTTGCTTTTACAATCTCTTGCTTTTATCTTTATATTGAATTTAGACAAAAAAACAGAATATTTGGCTCTTTTATAAGCCCTATAGCATTTCTTGCAATGGCTTATGCGTCTTTACCAGGAGTAGAAGACAGGATTCAGCCTTTAGTTCCAGCCTTAAAGAGTAATTGGCTTATTGCTCATGTTATAACCTGCTTTATAGGTTATGCGGCATTTGCAATCGCATTCGGAATTAGCCTAATGTATCTAATTGAACGGAGAGATTCAATATTTGCTCGTTTACCTGAAAAAAAGATTTTAGATGAAATAAATCACGAAATGGTTATGTTCGGATTTTTATTTTTAACTATTGGAATTATTACAGGAGCTGTATGGGCAAATTCAGCGTGGGGAAGATATTGGGGTTGGGATCCAAAAGAAACATGGTCATTAATAACCTGGTTTATCTATGCTACTCTACTCCACACAAAATTTATGAGGGGATGGAGTGGAAAAAGAATAGCTTTTC
Encoded here:
- the ccsB gene encoding c-type cytochrome biogenesis protein CcsB is translated as MYNSIILSAVTFVYFFASCFYIASWIFNNETTGKIATWINIIAIIGNATGLIIRWIESYFHGIGHAPLSNLYESLIFFAFTISCFYLYIEFRQKNRIFGSFISPIAFLAMAYASLPGVEDRIQPLVPALKSNWLIAHVITCFIGYAAFAIAFGISLMYLIERRDSIFARLPEKKILDEINHEMVMFGFLFLTIGIITGAVWANSAWGRYWGWDPKETWSLITWFIYATLLHTKFMRGWSGKRIAFLSIIGFMAVIFTYFGVNLLSGLHSYGKG